A genomic segment from Leptolyngbya boryana PCC 6306 encodes:
- a CDS encoding succinate--CoA ligase subunit beta encodes MDRRSLLAEVLRHRSSRQRVEKSSTSALPVMNLLEYQAKDLFREVGIPVLPAQRIERPTDLKALKIPYPVVLKSQVYVGERGRVGGIRFVSNTIDAIAAAHSIFNLSIVGEYPKVLLAEAKYDAQQEFYLAVVLNRSIRRPVLLGSKKGGIDVQTSIDEMQHVVVDQEFSSFYARRLTIKMGLSGDLINLVSDVVERMYRLFIDKDLDLVEINPLGVNAAGEVMALDGKVSVNDAALGRHPALAALDNRPQKFVLDRLPDSLTTIDADGQIAILCNGAALTMATMDLVSQAGGKLLHYLNIGSETHHDWQPETLCDRVDQGLKMLSQNKQVKVILVNLVGGTVPSDRIASTISKFLQRPPAPPIAIGAHKDNLRISRGVPVPKLVIRLLGTNMNEAKEILASTPALVLDDLDSAIEQLIAFTKRREG; translated from the coding sequence ATGGATCGTCGATCGCTTTTGGCAGAAGTTTTACGGCATCGATCGAGTCGCCAAAGAGTGGAAAAATCGTCAACGTCAGCCCTCCCTGTAATGAATTTACTCGAATACCAAGCCAAAGACTTATTTCGTGAAGTTGGAATTCCAGTGCTTCCAGCCCAACGAATTGAGCGTCCTACTGATTTGAAAGCACTGAAAATTCCTTACCCCGTGGTGCTGAAATCGCAGGTTTACGTGGGCGAGCGGGGACGAGTCGGCGGAATTCGTTTTGTCAGTAATACGATCGATGCCATTGCTGCCGCTCATTCGATTTTCAATTTATCGATCGTCGGCGAATACCCCAAAGTTCTCTTGGCTGAAGCGAAATACGATGCTCAGCAAGAATTTTATCTGGCGGTTGTGTTAAATCGCTCGATTCGTCGTCCTGTCTTACTGGGATCGAAGAAAGGCGGGATCGATGTTCAGACCTCGATCGACGAGATGCAGCATGTGGTCGTCGATCAAGAATTTTCCTCATTCTATGCGCGTCGATTAACGATCAAAATGGGACTAAGTGGCGATTTGATCAACTTGGTCAGTGATGTGGTGGAGCGAATGTATCGCCTGTTCATTGATAAAGATCTCGATTTAGTCGAAATCAATCCCTTGGGCGTGAATGCCGCAGGCGAAGTCATGGCACTCGACGGAAAAGTCAGCGTGAATGATGCAGCCCTAGGACGGCATCCAGCGCTTGCTGCTTTGGATAACCGACCCCAAAAATTTGTGCTCGATCGCTTACCGGATTCGCTCACGACGATCGATGCCGATGGACAGATTGCCATTCTTTGTAATGGGGCAGCTTTGACCATGGCAACGATGGATTTAGTCAGTCAAGCGGGTGGCAAGCTCCTGCACTATCTCAACATTGGCAGCGAAACCCATCACGATTGGCAACCTGAAACGCTCTGTGACCGGGTTGACCAAGGCTTGAAAATGCTGTCGCAGAACAAGCAAGTCAAAGTCATTTTAGTGAACCTCGTCGGTGGAACGGTTCCGAGCGATCGTATTGCTTCAACGATCTCAAAATTTCTCCAGCGTCCGCCTGCGCCTCCGATCGCGATTGGGGCACATAAAGATAATCTCCGGATTAGCCGAGGCGTGCCAGTTCCTAAGCTGGTGATTCGGCTGTTGGGCACCAACATGAATGAAGCGAAAGAAATCCTAGCAAGCACTCCCGCCTTGGTTCTAGACGATCTCGATAGCGCGATCGAGCAACTGATTGCTTTCACAAAGCGGCGCGAAGGTTAA
- a CDS encoding rod shape-determining protein, which yields MGFFNRFSLSRDMGIDLGTANTLVYVSGKGIVLSEPSVVAIDQSDRVPLAVGEDAKRMLGRTPGNVVALRPLRDGVIADFDTAELMLKHFIQRVHEGKALVSPRIVIGIPSGVTGVERRAVMEAASQAGAREVYLIDEPVAAAIGAGLPVAEPTGNMIIDIGGGTTEVAVLSLQGTVLSESVRVAGDELSDAIVQYMKKVHNLVIGERTAEEIKIQIGSAYPGAVDEEMMEVRGLHLLSGLPRTVTIKGPEIRESMSEPLSVIVDAVKRTLERTPPELAADIIDRGIMLAGGGALLKGIDTLISHETGIVVHVAADPLSCVVLGTGRVLENFKQLERVFSTRPPR from the coding sequence GTGGGTTTTTTCAATCGCTTCTCCCTCTCGCGGGACATGGGTATCGATCTCGGTACCGCTAACACCCTGGTCTACGTATCCGGAAAAGGTATTGTTCTCTCAGAACCTTCCGTCGTAGCGATCGACCAGTCTGACAGAGTCCCCTTGGCTGTCGGAGAAGACGCAAAGCGGATGCTAGGTCGAACCCCCGGAAACGTTGTGGCATTACGCCCACTTCGAGATGGCGTAATCGCCGATTTTGATACGGCTGAGTTAATGCTCAAACACTTCATTCAGCGCGTGCATGAAGGAAAAGCATTAGTTTCTCCGCGGATTGTGATTGGAATTCCTAGCGGTGTTACTGGCGTTGAACGCCGTGCGGTGATGGAAGCTGCGTCTCAGGCAGGTGCGCGTGAGGTTTATTTGATCGATGAACCAGTAGCCGCCGCGATCGGGGCAGGATTGCCGGTTGCTGAACCCACAGGGAACATGATCATTGATATTGGTGGTGGGACAACGGAAGTTGCTGTTCTCAGCTTGCAAGGAACCGTTTTGAGCGAGTCGGTTCGAGTTGCAGGGGACGAACTCAGTGACGCGATCGTGCAGTATATGAAAAAAGTCCACAACCTGGTGATTGGGGAACGGACGGCGGAAGAAATTAAAATTCAGATCGGCTCGGCATATCCGGGTGCAGTCGATGAAGAAATGATGGAAGTGCGCGGACTTCATTTGCTGTCTGGATTGCCACGAACTGTGACGATTAAGGGACCTGAAATTCGTGAAAGTATGTCAGAGCCTTTGTCTGTGATTGTCGATGCTGTGAAACGGACGTTGGAAAGAACTCCGCCAGAACTTGCCGCCGATATTATCGATCGAGGCATTATGTTGGCAGGTGGTGGAGCATTGCTCAAAGGCATTGATACCCTGATCAGTCATGAGACCGGAATCGTCGTACACGTTGCCGCTGATCCTCTCAGTTGTGTTGTGTTGGGAACCGGGCGCGTGTTAGAAAACTTTAAGCAATTAGAGCGGGTGTTTAGCACTCGTCCGCCTCGCTAA
- a CDS encoding beta-galactosidase, with the protein MIFHRASRNLTRRQFTALSTFGFLNLMAASAGATISLPDLVTPPRSMKLGTTFSQLQCWYLGLDYRETFQAICDLGFKQLRLCAYWHELQPQANQFDFSKIDWLLDESHRRGIQVVLAVGMKAPRYPEFHFPDWMRAKYDTTSARVLDRDPAIADLTLKMLDRVVSHAKTAPAIRYWQVENEPFTTLEITHGRSLSEKFVRQEVKLVRSRAQAGQKILLTNAITLPDGQGQEDDQAFRASLWLADAIGFNVYTKVPQGASQAYLEAQPSYWKKLKDWRSQLRRWGKESWIAEAQAEPWEANELVPVSRLEYPSSSPLQATSIVDRVQEIGFDPVMLWGCEYWYWQRKQGRDQWWLAMQQLLSL; encoded by the coding sequence ATGATATTTCATCGAGCTTCTCGCAACTTAACCCGCAGGCAGTTCACCGCACTTTCGACTTTTGGTTTTCTCAATTTGATGGCTGCTAGTGCAGGGGCAACGATCTCTCTGCCGGATCTTGTTACTCCACCTCGATCGATGAAATTAGGGACGACGTTTAGCCAGTTGCAATGTTGGTATTTGGGATTGGATTATCGTGAGACATTCCAAGCGATTTGCGATTTGGGATTTAAGCAGTTGCGGCTGTGTGCTTATTGGCATGAATTGCAGCCGCAGGCGAATCAGTTTGATTTCAGTAAGATTGATTGGCTCTTAGATGAGAGCCATCGACGCGGGATTCAGGTCGTATTAGCAGTCGGTATGAAAGCGCCTCGCTATCCTGAGTTTCATTTTCCAGATTGGATGCGAGCAAAGTACGATACGACGAGTGCGAGGGTTTTGGATCGAGATCCTGCGATCGCAGATTTGACGTTAAAGATGCTCGATCGCGTTGTCAGTCATGCAAAAACGGCTCCAGCGATTCGGTATTGGCAAGTTGAGAATGAGCCATTTACAACGTTAGAAATTACGCATGGGCGATCGTTAAGTGAGAAGTTTGTTCGACAAGAAGTGAAATTAGTACGATCGCGCGCGCAAGCAGGTCAGAAAATTTTGCTGACGAATGCAATTACCCTCCCAGATGGACAGGGACAAGAAGACGATCAAGCCTTTCGAGCCAGTCTTTGGTTAGCCGATGCGATTGGATTTAATGTGTATACGAAAGTGCCACAAGGGGCGAGTCAGGCATATCTTGAGGCGCAGCCTTCGTATTGGAAAAAGTTAAAAGATTGGCGATCGCAGTTGCGACGATGGGGCAAAGAGAGCTGGATTGCTGAAGCACAGGCGGAACCTTGGGAAGCGAATGAGTTGGTTCCGGTGTCGCGGCTTGAGTATCCAAGTTCATCCCCACTTCAGGCAACGAGTATTGTCGATCGAGTTCAAGAAATCGGCTTTGATCCGGTGATGTTGTGGGGCTGTGAATATTGGTATTGGCAGCGCAAGCAAGGGCGCGATCAGTGGTGGCTGGCAATGCAGCAATTGTTGAGTTTGTGA
- a CDS encoding SDR family NAD(P)-dependent oxidoreductase yields the protein MSASPQVVLITGASAGIGAALAQALADRIPNIRLILAARNLAKLDLVADRARKKGAEVLTVATDMAEPDQVKALANTAIEKFGRVDVLVNNAGYGQMGPIELMPIEAAQRQFQVNVIGAIALIQALIPVMRDQGGGKIINVSSLGGRIAFPFCGMYSASKFALESLSDSLRRELEPFNIRVSVIEPGPVSTEFFDVVEREVNITMPDGKDTPYRAAFENLDNLDKLTKSQAWSSDKVAAVIVKAIMAEYPQPRYVAATAGGFLLFMMTKVLPTWIVDRFWQKFYGIDRVAKEWKNRQRQPSL from the coding sequence ATGTCTGCGTCGCCTCAAGTTGTTCTGATCACGGGTGCATCTGCGGGAATTGGAGCCGCACTTGCTCAAGCCCTCGCCGATCGCATTCCCAACATTCGATTAATTTTAGCGGCGCGGAACTTAGCCAAGCTTGATCTTGTTGCCGATCGTGCTCGAAAAAAAGGAGCCGAAGTGCTCACCGTTGCAACAGATATGGCTGAGCCGGATCAAGTGAAAGCGTTGGCAAACACCGCGATCGAGAAATTTGGCAGAGTTGATGTGTTAGTCAATAATGCGGGGTATGGGCAAATGGGACCGATCGAACTGATGCCGATCGAGGCAGCTCAGCGCCAGTTTCAAGTCAATGTGATTGGCGCGATCGCATTAATTCAAGCCCTGATTCCGGTGATGCGAGATCAAGGGGGCGGCAAAATTATTAATGTCAGTTCGCTTGGAGGACGGATTGCATTTCCATTTTGTGGAATGTACAGTGCTTCTAAATTCGCTCTAGAATCGCTCAGTGATAGTTTGCGGCGAGAATTAGAACCGTTTAATATTCGAGTTAGTGTGATTGAACCCGGTCCCGTCAGTACAGAATTCTTTGATGTGGTGGAGCGGGAAGTGAATATCACGATGCCGGACGGGAAAGATACACCATATCGCGCAGCTTTTGAGAATCTAGATAACCTAGATAAACTCACAAAAAGCCAGGCTTGGAGTTCTGACAAAGTTGCAGCGGTCATCGTTAAAGCTATCATGGCAGAATATCCTCAACCCCGATATGTAGCAGCGACGGCGGGTGGATTCCTGTTGTTTATGATGACTAAGGTGTTACCGACATGGATCGTCGATCGCTTTTGGCAGAAGTTTTACGGCATCGATCGAGTCGCCAAAGAGTGGAAAAATCGTCAACGTCAGCCCTCCCTGTAA
- a CDS encoding single-stranded DNA-binding protein, with protein sequence MSLNVVTLVGRVGGDPDVKYFESGSVKCRLTLAVNRQTRNSDQPDWFNLELWGKQADVAANYVRKGSLIGVKGSLKLDTWTDKNSGAARSSPVILVDRLQLLGSKRDNEGGGGESAGYEEDF encoded by the coding sequence ATGAGCTTAAATGTTGTCACGCTGGTTGGGCGAGTCGGTGGAGATCCGGATGTCAAGTATTTTGAGTCAGGCAGCGTCAAGTGTCGGCTGACGCTGGCAGTGAATCGTCAGACACGCAATAGCGATCAGCCAGATTGGTTTAATTTAGAACTTTGGGGCAAGCAAGCAGATGTGGCTGCCAATTATGTTCGTAAAGGTAGCTTAATCGGGGTTAAGGGATCGCTGAAGCTCGATACTTGGACAGATAAAAATTCGGGTGCGGCGCGATCGTCTCCTGTCATTCTAGTCGATCGGCTGCAATTACTCGGCTCGAAGCGTGACAATGAAGGCGGCGGTGGAGAGTCGGCAGGTTACGAGGAAGATTTTTAG
- the mreC gene encoding rod shape-determining protein MreC, translating to MYELRRWWDRFGIPFTLATLGLGTALLIRQSQAGFVMETYQWLTRPFQSKPVAMDRLMNAQTRELQQRLIELESKNQKLEELLGFAKSKKAEGIPASVIGRSADHWWQHVTLSRGSNDGVKEGAVVMSPGGLVGRIIDVSPSTSRVLLLSDPSSRVGVAISRSRFMGYLRGKTGNRAVMEFFEKVPDVRKDDVVTTSSFSQLFPAGIPIGRVESVDLTKSPAPEATIELTAPINYLEWAMIYPHSPALADPQPAAKPNLVPSPSASPDPSVSPSPDASLTVSPTPEALPSSTP from the coding sequence ATGTACGAATTGCGTCGCTGGTGGGATCGATTTGGGATCCCATTCACTCTTGCTACTCTTGGATTGGGAACTGCACTCTTGATACGTCAGAGTCAGGCCGGGTTTGTGATGGAAACTTACCAGTGGTTAACTCGCCCATTTCAGAGTAAGCCAGTGGCGATGGATCGGTTGATGAATGCTCAAACCCGTGAGTTACAGCAGCGCTTAATCGAGCTAGAGAGCAAGAATCAAAAGCTGGAAGAACTGCTGGGATTCGCCAAGTCGAAGAAGGCAGAAGGGATTCCAGCCTCAGTGATTGGGCGGAGTGCGGATCATTGGTGGCAGCATGTGACGTTGAGTCGTGGCTCGAACGATGGTGTGAAAGAAGGAGCCGTGGTCATGAGTCCGGGCGGACTGGTCGGACGGATCATTGATGTTAGCCCGAGTACGAGTCGAGTGCTGTTATTGAGCGATCCTTCTAGTCGGGTTGGGGTTGCGATTAGCCGTAGTCGATTTATGGGCTATCTGCGCGGGAAAACAGGAAATCGTGCGGTTATGGAATTTTTTGAGAAGGTTCCAGATGTCCGCAAAGATGATGTGGTGACGACTTCTTCGTTTAGTCAACTGTTTCCGGCGGGAATTCCGATCGGACGAGTTGAATCTGTTGATCTCACCAAAAGTCCGGCTCCTGAAGCCACGATCGAACTGACTGCCCCGATTAATTATTTAGAGTGGGCAATGATTTATCCGCATTCTCCTGCTCTCGCAGATCCTCAACCTGCAGCTAAACCAAATCTGGTTCCGTCTCCCTCTGCCTCGCCTGATCCCAGTGTTTCACCGAGTCCTGATGCTAGTTTGACTGTTTCGCCCACTCCTGAAGCTTTGCCGAGTTCTACGCCATGA
- a CDS encoding sigma-70 family RNA polymerase sigma factor — protein sequence MLAVAISWIGSTFPVQANDSSSNSADQGDRELILAAIEGDTQSFRHLYRRYHPRVRALLYQLCDVYAIDDLVQEVFLRVWKGLPKFRQSSQFSTWLYRIVWNVASDYRQSAAKGRSRLEVLTQQASKQQDAPDLMQLHYEDIVRRGLQDLSFDHRTVLVMHDLEGMQQKEIADILQIPVGTVKSRLFHARGAMRQFLDRQGVQL from the coding sequence GTGTTAGCGGTAGCAATTTCTTGGATAGGTTCTACATTTCCGGTGCAAGCAAATGATTCTTCCTCAAATTCTGCGGATCAGGGCGATCGCGAACTGATTTTAGCTGCGATCGAGGGAGATACTCAGAGCTTCCGTCATCTGTATCGTCGCTATCATCCGCGTGTGCGTGCTTTGCTCTACCAACTTTGTGATGTCTACGCCATTGATGATCTGGTTCAAGAAGTGTTTCTGCGAGTCTGGAAAGGATTGCCTAAATTTCGGCAGTCTTCGCAATTCTCGACGTGGCTCTATCGAATTGTTTGGAATGTTGCATCCGACTATCGGCAATCTGCGGCAAAAGGTCGATCGCGCTTAGAAGTTTTGACTCAACAAGCTTCCAAGCAGCAGGATGCACCGGATCTCATGCAATTACATTACGAAGATATTGTTAGGCGAGGATTACAAGACTTAAGTTTTGACCATCGAACGGTCTTGGTGATGCATGATTTAGAAGGAATGCAGCAAAAAGAAATTGCGGACATTCTACAAATTCCAGTAGGTACAGTTAAATCTCGATTGTTTCATGCGCGTGGTGCGATGCGTCAATTTCTCGATCGTCAAGGAGTCCAATTATGA
- a CDS encoding heme NO-binding domain-containing protein — MYGLVNKAIRDMVCAHFGEATWHEIRQKADIEIDVFLTMEGYPDDLTHRLVKAASQVLGLSSAEIMQAFGEFWVQYTAEEGYGELMAMSGENLPEFLQNLDTLHARVGVAFPKLQPPSFECTETDEASITLEYHTHREGLAPMIVGLVKGLGNRFETEVEVTQTQSKAEGADHDEFVIQYHQD; from the coding sequence ATGTATGGCTTAGTGAATAAGGCAATTCGCGACATGGTTTGCGCTCATTTTGGTGAGGCAACTTGGCACGAAATTCGACAAAAAGCTGATATTGAGATCGACGTTTTTCTGACGATGGAAGGATATCCTGATGACTTGACTCATCGGTTAGTGAAAGCAGCCAGCCAGGTCTTGGGACTCTCTTCTGCCGAAATCATGCAGGCATTTGGTGAATTTTGGGTGCAGTATACCGCAGAAGAAGGGTACGGAGAATTGATGGCAATGAGTGGAGAGAACTTACCCGAATTCTTGCAGAATCTCGATACCCTCCATGCACGAGTTGGCGTTGCCTTTCCCAAACTTCAGCCTCCTTCGTTTGAGTGCACTGAGACAGATGAAGCATCAATAACTTTGGAATACCACACGCATCGAGAAGGACTCGCCCCCATGATTGTTGGATTGGTTAAGGGCTTAGGCAACCGATTTGAGACTGAGGTAGAAGTGACCCAGACACAAAGCAAAGCAGAAGGGGCTGACCATGATGAGTTTGTGATTCAATACCATCAAGACTAA
- a CDS encoding XisI protein: MDKLTQYRQYIQTLLSQYASDDISDEQVEVQLILDAERDHYQWMNVGWQGLNRIYRCVMHIDIKNEKIWIQQNLTDQNPAEELIKMGVPREDIVLGLQPPYKRPYTDYGVA; the protein is encoded by the coding sequence ATGGATAAACTAACTCAATACCGCCAGTATATTCAAACGCTGTTGAGCCAGTACGCCAGCGATGATATTTCAGATGAGCAAGTTGAGGTGCAACTCATTCTTGATGCTGAACGGGATCATTATCAGTGGATGAATGTTGGTTGGCAAGGGTTGAATCGGATCTACCGTTGTGTCATGCACATTGATATCAAAAATGAAAAAATTTGGATTCAACAGAACCTAACTGATCAGAATCCGGCTGAGGAGCTAATCAAGATGGGCGTACCTAGAGAAGACATTGTTTTAGGATTACAGCCGCCTTACAAACGACCCTATACAGACTATGGTGTCGCCTGA
- a CDS encoding Spy/CpxP family protein refolding chaperone, translating to MFRRVAIVAASTVLVLVGSAAVLRAIDFGNENSPTIAQAPNERPGKRGHGLMRDLNLSADQMRSIQQIRSRYRDQLDNDRTAARQAQQELRKLMAGSAKDDEIRDKFRQVQSLRAKAAEAQFNSMLEMRGVLTQEQRQKFSEHMEKRRGEMRERFRDRMPGI from the coding sequence ATGTTTCGTCGTGTCGCGATCGTGGCAGCTTCAACCGTGCTTGTTTTAGTGGGAAGCGCGGCGGTTTTGCGGGCGATCGATTTTGGAAATGAGAATTCACCTACGATCGCCCAGGCTCCTAACGAACGTCCTGGCAAGCGAGGACATGGATTGATGCGTGACTTAAATCTCTCTGCTGATCAGATGCGATCGATCCAGCAGATTCGATCGCGCTATCGAGATCAATTAGACAACGATCGCACGGCTGCCCGCCAAGCTCAACAAGAGTTACGCAAATTAATGGCTGGCTCGGCAAAAGACGATGAGATTCGCGATAAATTTCGCCAGGTTCAATCTCTCAGAGCAAAAGCCGCAGAAGCGCAATTCAACAGCATGTTAGAAATGCGCGGCGTTCTGACTCAAGAACAACGTCAGAAATTTTCGGAACACATGGAGAAACGGCGCGGAGAAATGCGAGAACGGTTTAGAGATAGAATGCCGGGGATTTGA
- the mreD gene encoding rod shape-determining protein MreD, with protein MSLRAIENFVDTYPSARPLVNGAVTVASVFLCLLILPLRLPGMELAGISPNWLLIWVVAWSVKRVVWQGAMAGLILGLLQDGMTAPEPTHAIGLMIVGALTAKLQKQRYVQEDFISVALIVFLMAVISETITALQFSFLGERSLSDIWTYHQFIALSSAILSSLWAPVVYFPLNRWWEMMGIDEQS; from the coding sequence ATGAGCCTGCGTGCGATCGAGAATTTTGTCGATACCTATCCGAGCGCTCGCCCGCTTGTGAATGGAGCCGTAACTGTCGCATCGGTATTTTTATGTTTGTTGATCTTGCCCCTGCGATTGCCAGGAATGGAACTGGCAGGGATTAGTCCAAATTGGCTCTTAATTTGGGTGGTCGCTTGGAGTGTCAAACGAGTGGTTTGGCAAGGTGCAATGGCAGGTTTAATCTTAGGACTGCTGCAAGATGGCATGACTGCACCCGAACCGACTCATGCGATCGGCTTGATGATTGTGGGAGCTTTGACTGCAAAATTACAAAAGCAACGGTACGTGCAAGAAGACTTTATTTCTGTTGCACTCATTGTCTTTCTCATGGCAGTGATTTCAGAAACGATCACTGCGCTACAGTTTAGTTTCTTAGGGGAACGATCGCTGTCTGACATTTGGACGTATCACCAATTTATTGCGCTGAGTTCTGCAATTTTAAGCAGTTTGTGGGCACCGGTCGTTTATTTTCCACTGAATCGGTGGTGGGAAATGATGGGCATTGACGAACAGAGCTAA
- a CDS encoding sensor histidine kinase: MTSPELPREAWSLPPHLFTTAFPFHFVYDRSLTIIQTGEVLQRMSRKPLVGSSLLDHFKISRPRIQLEFEAIQKQSQALFLLELLHSDLHIRGQMVYVEEQDVIFFLGSPRINDTQQLAQLGLKFKDFAIHDPIIDFLFLMQAKNAALNEARQLTQDLSQTIQELQQTQMQLVQSEKMSSLGQLVAGVAHEINNPVNFIHGNLHYVEKYMQDLLDMLQAYERSYPHPDATIVDLSEAVDLEFLRVDLPKVLASIDIGTIRIQEIVKSLRNFSRLDEDGMKIADIHEGIDSTLLILQNRLKSKIDRPEIRIIKNYGNLPPLKCYPGQLNQVFMNLLVNAIDALDEAASQCSKQECEANPATITITSEMQSEHSVSIVIADNGTGIPTSIQAKLFDPFFTTKPIGQGTGLGLSISYQVITERHKGTIQCISELGQGTQFCITLPIS; this comes from the coding sequence ATGACTTCACCTGAGTTGCCCCGTGAAGCTTGGAGCCTACCCCCGCATCTCTTTACGACCGCATTTCCCTTTCACTTTGTTTACGATCGCAGTTTAACGATCATTCAAACCGGGGAAGTGTTGCAACGTATGAGCCGAAAACCCTTGGTTGGCAGTTCCCTCCTCGATCACTTCAAAATCAGCCGTCCAAGAATACAACTCGAGTTTGAGGCAATTCAGAAACAGTCGCAGGCTCTATTTTTGCTGGAACTCCTGCATAGTGATCTACACATTCGAGGGCAAATGGTGTATGTCGAAGAACAAGATGTCATCTTCTTTCTCGGTTCCCCTCGGATCAATGACACCCAGCAATTAGCCCAATTGGGTTTGAAATTTAAGGATTTTGCGATTCACGATCCGATCATCGATTTTCTGTTTTTAATGCAAGCCAAAAATGCAGCACTCAACGAAGCCCGCCAGTTAACCCAAGATCTCTCTCAAACGATCCAGGAATTGCAGCAAACCCAAATGCAATTGGTGCAAAGTGAGAAGATGTCTAGCCTAGGACAATTAGTGGCAGGCGTTGCTCATGAAATTAATAATCCCGTCAACTTTATTCACGGAAATTTGCATTACGTTGAGAAGTATATGCAGGACTTATTGGATATGCTGCAAGCTTACGAGCGATCGTATCCGCATCCGGACGCGACGATCGTCGATTTGAGCGAAGCGGTTGATCTTGAATTTCTCCGTGTGGATTTACCGAAAGTTTTAGCTTCGATAGATATCGGTACGATTCGGATTCAAGAAATTGTTAAATCCTTAAGGAATTTCTCCCGCTTGGATGAGGATGGCATGAAAATTGCCGATATCCACGAGGGAATCGATAGTACTCTGTTGATTCTGCAAAACCGCCTCAAGTCAAAAATAGACCGCCCAGAAATTAGAATCATTAAAAATTATGGCAATCTGCCCCCTCTGAAATGTTATCCGGGGCAATTGAACCAGGTTTTTATGAACTTGCTCGTGAATGCGATCGATGCCCTGGATGAAGCTGCATCCCAATGCTCAAAACAAGAGTGTGAAGCTAATCCAGCTACCATTACGATCACTTCAGAGATGCAGTCTGAGCATTCCGTTTCGATTGTGATTGCCGATAATGGTACGGGTATTCCAACTTCAATTCAAGCGAAGTTGTTTGACCCGTTTTTTACCACTAAACCTATAGGTCAAGGAACAGGACTGGGACTCTCAATTAGCTATCAGGTGATTACAGAGCGGCATAAAGGCACGATCCAATGCATTTCAGAACTCGGACAAGGGACTCAATTTTGTATCACTTTACCGATTTCATAA
- a CDS encoding succinate--CoA ligase subunit alpha: MIFTPASKVIVQGILEPLGEIYTPLMQKYGTQIVAGVSPGKGGRSLAGIPVFDMLEQAIPKLGSIDTTVIFSPPYAALDAALEAIAVGIRQIILISQGIPPLDMVHLIRKAEATDTLIVGPNSPGVIVPGQMLLGIHPPDFYRPGSVGLVSRNGTLTYEVAWVLSQAGLGQSIAVSIGGDTIMGSTFPQWLQILDEDPQTDVIVLVGEIGGDCEEVAAHYIAEAIDKPVVAYVAGRSAPRNRRMGHAGAIIDSQAADLGPDLGTAESKVAAFKRAGIPVAERPSEIPELVNRILKTSVKKAI, translated from the coding sequence ATGATATTTACGCCAGCCAGCAAAGTGATTGTGCAAGGCATTCTGGAACCATTGGGAGAAATTTATACTCCTTTGATGCAGAAGTACGGAACTCAGATTGTCGCAGGGGTTAGCCCTGGCAAAGGAGGTCGTTCGCTGGCTGGAATTCCGGTATTTGACATGCTGGAGCAAGCGATCCCGAAACTGGGATCGATCGATACAACGGTAATTTTTTCGCCCCCCTATGCTGCCTTAGACGCTGCCTTAGAAGCGATCGCAGTTGGAATTCGTCAGATTATTCTGATTAGCCAAGGGATTCCTCCTTTAGATATGGTACATCTGATCCGTAAAGCTGAGGCAACCGATACGCTCATTGTGGGACCTAATAGTCCAGGTGTGATTGTTCCAGGGCAAATGCTCCTCGGGATTCATCCTCCAGACTTTTATCGACCTGGGTCAGTCGGATTGGTGAGTCGAAATGGAACCCTAACGTATGAGGTAGCTTGGGTGTTGTCACAAGCGGGCTTAGGGCAATCGATCGCGGTGAGTATTGGCGGCGATACGATTATGGGTTCGACGTTTCCGCAGTGGTTGCAGATTTTGGATGAAGATCCTCAGACCGATGTGATTGTACTGGTTGGGGAAATTGGCGGAGATTGTGAGGAAGTGGCAGCGCACTATATTGCAGAAGCGATCGATAAGCCTGTCGTTGCCTATGTTGCGGGTCGGAGTGCACCCCGCAATCGCCGGATGGGACATGCTGGCGCGATTATTGATTCGCAGGCAGCAGATCTAGGACCAGATTTAGGCACGGCTGAAAGTAAGGTGGCGGCATTTAAGCGGGCAGGCATTCCAGTGGCGGAAAGACCTTCAGAAATTCCTGAGTTGGTCAACCGGATTCTGAAAACCTCTGTGAAAAAAGCAATCTAA